The bacterium genome contains the following window.
ATGGTTTATAGTTGATAGTTTATAGTTGATAGTTTCATAGACTATCAACCATCAACAATACTAATGTGAACTTTTGGTTAATACTTACTATATTACTTCTCTTTTTGTCAAGTGAATTCTATAATCAAGGTTTGGCCCCAATCCCATTCCTTTTCTACGCCAGGCTGTCAATCATTTGGGTTAAAGCCGCGCCGGCGGGTACCATTGGAAAAACATTTTCTTCCTCTACGATTCGAAAATCAATCAAAACAGGTTTTGGCGAGGCAATTGCCTGTTCCAATGCCGGACAAACATCCTTTTCTTCGGTGACGCGGAGACCTTCGGCACCATAAGCCTCGGCTAATTTAACAAAATCAGGCGATATGGCTAAAGATGTCTGGGCATATCTTTTATTGTAGAAAAGTTCCTGCCATTGTCTCACCATCCCTAAATATTGATTATTCAGAATAGCCACATTTACGGGTAATTTATACTGAACAGCTGTGGCTAATTCCTGAATGTTCATTTGGATACTGCCATCACCGGCGATATCGAAGACGATTTTATCAGGATTGCCAACCTGGGCACCAATAGCCGCTGGAAAACCATAACCCATTGTTCCCAATCCACCTGAAGACAGGAAATGTCGTGGATAATCGCATTTATAATATTGAGCCGCCCACATCTGATTTTGCCCAACCTCAGTCGTGATAATTGCCTTACCGTTGGTAATTTTACAAATCTCTTCAATTATAAACTGTGGTCTTAATTTTGAATCACCTTTTTTATAAACAAGTGGATGTTTTTCCTTCCATTTATTTATTTGTTTAAGCCAGGGTTCAATTGTGGGTGGTTGGACTATCTTATTTAATTCCTTTAAAACACACCTGACATCACCAACTATCGGGAGATGAGCAGGAATATTTTTGCTAATAGATGCCGGGTCAATATCAATATGAATGATGGTGGCATTTGGTGCAAATTCATCTAATTTGCCAGTGATGCGGTCATCAAATCGAGCACCAATAGCAATAATTAAATCTGTCTCCACCATTGCAAAATTGGCATATTTAGTTCCATGCATACCTAACATACCCAGAAATAAA
Protein-coding sequences here:
- the ilvB gene encoding biosynthetic-type acetolactate synthase large subunit, which produces MNKLSGAQILIESLIKEGVEVIFGYQGGAVLPIFDVLFDAPIKFIMVRHEQGAAHAADGYARSTGKVGVCLATSGPGATNLVTGIATSYMDSIPIVALTGQVPTPMIGNDAFQEADIVGITRPITKHNYLVKKTSELARIVKEAFLIASTGRPGPVLIDLPKDVSTATSEYKHLEKIEIRGYNPTYPGHPGQIKKAAELIEKAKKPVIYAGGGIISSGADKELLELAEKTSIPVTTTLMGIGGFPGTHPLFLGMLGMHGTKYANFAMVETDLIIAIGARFDDRITGKLDEFAPNATIIHIDIDPASISKNIPAHLPIVGDVRCVLKELNKIVQPPTIEPWLKQINKWKEKHPLVYKKGDSKLRPQFIIEEICKITNGKAIITTEVGQNQMWAAQYYKCDYPRHFLSSGGLGTMGYGFPAAIGAQVGNPDKIVFDIAGDGSIQMNIQELATAVQYKLPVNVAILNNQYLGMVRQWQELFYNKRYAQTSLAISPDFVKLAEAYGAEGLRVTEEKDVCPALEQAIASPKPVLIDFRIVEEENVFPMVPAGAALTQMIDSLA